The proteins below are encoded in one region of Candidatus Amarolinea dominans:
- a CDS encoding 6-phospho-beta-glucosidase — protein MLKITVIGAGSTYTPELVVGFLTRLTSLPLTELCLMDIDPQRLEIVGGFAQRIAQAHGSPFRVVLSQDLRQAIAGASYVITQFRVGMMAARRADEYLGQRHGLIGQETTGVGGIAKALRTIPVVLHIAATLAEVAPNALLLNFTNPSGLVTEALTRYAPDVTAVGVCNSGITAKMQFLGLYQRIAGRTVDPDNVQLDTLGLNHLTWHRGLFVAGEQVWPQFFAAYLDELKAQAHPEWDIQTLQTLGMIPNYYLQYFYYRQRKLAAQDQWPPSRAEEVMRIEGDLLRQYADPTLTAPPAGLMQRGGAWYSTLATQVIVSHYNDLGQIHVLNTRHNGAVSGWPADWVLELPARVDAQGIHPLPAAPLPPVCFGLLAAIKMVELLTVAAAVHGDRNALYEALLVHPLGPQADQVQALLDDLLETNRAYLPQFFQA, from the coding sequence ATGCTCAAGATTACCGTGATCGGCGCCGGTTCCACCTACACTCCTGAGCTTGTCGTAGGTTTCCTGACCCGGCTCACCAGCCTGCCCCTGACCGAACTCTGCCTGATGGACATTGACCCGCAGCGGCTGGAAATCGTCGGCGGCTTTGCCCAGCGCATCGCGCAGGCCCACGGCTCGCCCTTTCGGGTCGTGCTCAGCCAGGACTTGCGCCAGGCCATCGCCGGCGCCTCCTACGTCATCACCCAATTTCGTGTAGGCATGATGGCCGCCCGCCGCGCCGACGAATACCTGGGTCAGCGCCACGGCCTGATCGGACAAGAAACGACCGGCGTAGGCGGCATCGCCAAGGCTCTGCGCACCATTCCGGTCGTGCTGCACATCGCCGCGACCCTGGCGGAGGTCGCGCCCAATGCCCTCCTGCTCAACTTCACCAACCCATCGGGCCTGGTGACCGAGGCGTTGACGCGCTACGCCCCCGACGTGACGGCCGTGGGCGTGTGCAACTCAGGCATCACGGCCAAGATGCAATTTCTGGGTCTGTATCAAAGAATCGCGGGCCGCACCGTTGACCCTGACAACGTGCAGCTCGACACGCTGGGGCTGAATCACCTCACCTGGCATCGCGGCCTGTTCGTTGCAGGCGAACAGGTCTGGCCGCAGTTTTTTGCCGCCTACCTGGACGAACTCAAGGCGCAGGCGCATCCCGAGTGGGATATCCAAACCTTGCAGACGCTGGGCATGATTCCGAACTATTACCTGCAATACTTCTATTACCGCCAACGCAAGCTCGCCGCGCAAGATCAATGGCCGCCCTCGCGCGCCGAAGAGGTCATGCGCATCGAAGGCGACCTGCTGCGCCAGTACGCCGATCCAACGCTCACGGCGCCGCCAGCCGGTTTGATGCAGCGCGGCGGCGCCTGGTATTCCACCCTCGCCACGCAGGTCATTGTCAGCCATTACAACGATCTCGGCCAGATCCATGTGCTCAACACCCGTCACAACGGCGCGGTGAGTGGCTGGCCGGCCGATTGGGTGCTGGAGCTCCCCGCCAGGGTGGATGCACAGGGGATTCATCCGCTGCCCGCAGCCCCCCTGCCGCCGGTCTGCTTTGGCCTGCTGGCCGCCATCAAAATGGTCGAACTACTCACCGTCGCAGCCGCAGTGCATGGCGACCGCAACGCCCTCTACGAAGCCCTGCTCGTTCATCCGCTCGGACCGCAGGCCGACCAGGTGCAGGCGCTGTTGGATGATCTGCTGGAGACGAACCGGGCCTATCTGCCGCAGTTTTTCCAGGCGTAA
- a CDS encoding DUF2892 domain-containing protein — translation MQFVKFMTSGMGRAARIVLGLVIMSVGLFVVKGTMGTVLAIVALVPMSGGLFDFCLIGRALGYPLSGASARKQLAGK, via the coding sequence ATGCAGTTCGTCAAGTTTATGACCAGTGGCATGGGGCGCGCAGCACGAATCGTGCTGGGTCTCGTCATTATGAGCGTTGGGCTGTTCGTTGTGAAGGGTACGATGGGCACGGTCCTCGCCATCGTGGCGTTGGTGCCCATGTCCGGAGGCCTATTCGATTTTTGCCTGATCGGCCGCGCCTTGGGTTATCCGCTCAGCGGCGCGTCCGCGCGCAAGCAGTTGGCCGGTAAGTAG